In a genomic window of Suricata suricatta isolate VVHF042 chromosome 12, meerkat_22Aug2017_6uvM2_HiC, whole genome shotgun sequence:
- the KHSRP gene encoding far upstream element-binding protein 2: MGRIAAKIGGDAATTVNNSTPDFGFGGQKRQLEDGDQPESKKLASQGDSISSQLGPIHPPPRTSMTEEYRVPDGMVGLIIGRGGEQINKIQQDSGCKVQISPDSGGLPERSVSLTGAPESVQKAKMMLDDIVSRGRGGPPGQFHDSANGGQNGTIQEIMIPAGKAGLVIGKGGETIKQLQERAGVKMILIQDGSQNTNVDKPLRIIGDPYKVQQACEMVMDILRERDQAGFGDRNEYGSRIGGGIDVPVPRHSVGVVIGRSGEMIKKIQNDAGVRIQFKQDDGTGPEKIAHIMGPPDRCEHAARIINDLLQSLRSGPPGPPGGPGMPPGGRGRGRGQGNWGPPGGEMTFSIPTHKCGLVIGRGGENVKAINQQTGAFVEISRQLPPNGDPNFKLFIIRGSPQQIDHAKQLIEEKIEGPLCPVGPGPGGPGPAGPMGPFNPGPFNQGPPGAPPHAGGPPPHQYPPQGWGNTYPQWQPPAPHDPNKAAAAADPNAAWAAYYSHYYQQPPGPVPGPAPXXXXXXXXXXXXXXXXXXXXXXXXXXXXXXXXXAYYGQTPGPGGPQPPPTQQGQQQDIGGAHESGTLTGKSEDIRPRHPQPPSFIPRVTGFLRLTPELL; the protein is encoded by the exons ATGGGGAGG ATCGCAGCCAAAATTGGAGGTGACGCTGCCACCACAGTGAATAACAGCACCCCTGATTTTGGTTTTGGGGGCCAAAAGAGGCAGTTAGAAGATGGAG ACCAACCGGAAAGCAAGAAACTGGCTTCCCAGGGAGACT CCATCAGTTCTCAACTTGGACCCATCCATCCTCCCCCCAG GACTTCAATGACAGAAGAGTACAGAGTCCCAGACGGCATGGTGGGACTAA TCATTGGCAGAGGAGGTGAACAGATTAACAAAATCCAACAGGATTCAGGCTGCAAAGTCCAGATCTCTCCAG acAGCGGTGGCCTCCCGGAGCGCAGCGTGTCCTTGACTGGAGCCCCAGAGTCTGTCCA GAAAGCGAAGATGATGCTAGATGACATTGTCTCTCGGGGCCGTGGGGGCCCCCCAGGACAGTTCCACGACAGTGCCAACGGGGGCCAGAATGGCACCATACAGGAGATCATGATCCCCGCGGGGAAGGCTGGCCTGGTCATCGGCAAAGGCGGCGAGACCATTAAGcagctgcag GAACGAGCTGGAGTGAAGATGATCTTAATTCAAGACGGCTCCCAGAACACGAACGTGGACAAGCCTCTTCGCATCATTGGGGATCCTTACAAAGTGCAG CAAGCCTGCGAGATGGTGATGGACATCCTCCGGGAGCGTGACCAGGCTGGCTTTGGGGACCGGAACGAGTACGGATCCCGGATTGGTGGGGGCATCGAC GTGCCAGTGCCCAGGCATTCTGTCGGGGTGGTTATCGGCCGGAGCGGAGAAATGATCAAGAAGATCCAGAATGACGCTGGTGTGCGGATACAGTTTAAGCAAG ACGATGGGACAGGCCCCGAGAAGATAGCTCACATAATGGGGCCCCCAGACCGGTGTGAGCACGCAGCGCGGATCATCAATGATCTTCTCCAGAGCCTCAGG AGTGGACCCCCAGGCCCTCCAGGGGGTCCTGGCATGCCCCCGGGGGGCCGAGGCCGAGGAAGGGGCCAAGGCAACTGGGGTCCCCCTGGCGGAGAGATGACCTTCTCCATCCCCACTCACAAGTGCGGGCTGGTCATCGGCCGAG GTGGCGAAAACGTGAAAGCCATAAACCAGCAGACGGGCGCCTTCGTGGAGATCTCCCGGCAGCTGCCGCCCAACGGGGACCCCAACTTCAAATTGTTCATCATCCGGGGTTCACCCCAGCAGATTGACCATGCCAAGCAGCTCATTGAGGAGAAGATCGAG GGCCCCCTCTGCCCAGTTGGACCAGGCCCGGGGGGACCAGGCCCTGCCGGCCCCATGGGGCCCTTCAACCCTGGGCCTTTCAATCAGGGGCCACCTGGGGCTCCTCCTCA TGCGGGAGGCCCCCCTCCTCACCAGTACCCACCCCAGGGCTGGGGCAATACCTACCCCCAGTGGCAACCACCTGCTCCTCATGACCCAA atAAAGCTGCAGCTGCTGCAGACCCCAACGCTGCCTGGGCCGCCTACTACTCGCACTACTACCAGCAGCCCCCGGGCCCCGTGCCCGGCCCTGCGCCNNNNNNNNNNNNNNNNNNNNNNNNNNNNNNNNNNNNNNNNNNNNNNNNNNNNNNNNNNNNNNNNNNNNNNNNNNNNNNNNNNNNNNNNNNNNNNNNNNNNGCTTACTACGGACAGACTCCAGGTCCCGGCGGCCCCCAGCCTCCGCCCACACAGCAGGGACAGCAGCAG GACATTGGCGGAGCTCATGAGTCAGGGACACTAACAGGGAAGAGTGAAGACATCCGTCCTCGCCATCCCCAGCCACCCAGCTTCATCCCTAGGGTCACCGGTTTCCTGCGTCTCACTCCGGAGCTACTTTAG
- the SLC25A41 gene encoding solute carrier family 25 member 41 isoform X2: MFWDPNLQGGSLSWLLDDKPLARVVNPPSRNPGCSHVYGYVFGHIHEHDREHLPSQQVLDTGEQLMVPVDVLEVDSEGALWKSLLSGAMAGAVSRTGTAPLDRAKVYMQVYASKTNVMNLLGGLRSMVQEGGFRSLWRGNGINVLKIAPEYAIKFSVFEQCKNYFCGVHGSPPIQERLLAGSLAVATSQTLINPMEVLKTRLTLRRTGQYKGLLDCAWQILEREGTRALYRGYLPNMLGIIPYACTDLAVYEMLRCFWLKSGRDMEDPSGLVSLSSVTLSTTCGQMASYPLTLVRTRMQAQDTVEGSNPTMCGIFQRILAQQGWPGLYRGMTPTLLKVLPAGGISYVVYEAMKKALGV; the protein is encoded by the exons ATGTTCTGGGACCCAAATTTACAAGGTGGCTCTCTCTCATGGTTGTTGGATGACAAACCTCTCGCCAGGGTTGTGAAT cccccctcccggAACCCAGGCTGTTCGCACGTGTACGGGTATGTGTTTGGTCACATCCATGAACATGACCGGGAGCATCTCCCATCGCAGCAG GTGCTGGACACAGGAGAGCAGCTGATGGTCCCCGTGGATGTCCTAGAAGTGGATAGCGAGGGGGCCCTGTGGAAGTCCCTGCTCTCGGGAGCCATGGCTGGGGCAGTGTCCCGCACCGGCACGGCCCCTCTGGACCGAGCCAAGGTGTACATGCAG GTCTACGCCTCCAAGACTAACGTCATGAACCTGCTGGGGGGGCTCCGGAGCATGGTCCAGGAGGGGGGGTTCCGCTCCCTGTGGCGGGGCAATGGCATCAACGTCCTCAAGATTGCCCCTGAGTATGCCATCAAGTTCTCCGTCTTTGagcag tgtAAGAATTACTTCTGCGGAGTGCACGGGTCCCCACCCATTCAGGAACGTCTCCTCGCGGGCTCCCTGGCTGTGGCCACCTCCCAGACGCTCATCAACCCCATGGAG gtgctgAAGACACGGCTGACCCTGCGCCGGACCGGACAGTACAAGGGGCTGCTGGACTGTGCGTGGCAGATCCTGGAGCGGGAGGGCACCCGTGCCCTATACCGCGGCTACCTGCCCAACATGCTTGGGATCATCCCCTACGCCTGCACTGACCTAGCCGTCTATGAG ATGCTCAGGTGTTTCTGGCTGAAGTCAGGCAGGGACATGGAGGATCCCAGTGGTCTGGTCAGTTTGTCATCTGTGACGCTATCCACGACCTGTGGCCAGATGGCCAGTTACCCGCTGACTTTGGTGCGCACCAGGATGCAGGCCCAAG ACACCGtggagggctcaaaccccacCATGTGCGGAATCTTCCAGCGGATCCTGGCCCAGCAGGGTTGGCCGGGGCTGTACCGAGGCATGACTCCCACCTTACTGAAGGTGTTGCCAGCAGGTGGCATCAGCTATGTGGTGTATGAGGCCATGAAGAAAGCCCTGGGCGTATAG
- the SLC25A41 gene encoding solute carrier family 25 member 41 isoform X1 produces MGAQPEGGQKPCSKIQPLLKRHKALLTKAPPLTPPQPPSRNPGCSHVYGYVFGHIHEHDREHLPSQQVLDTGEQLMVPVDVLEVDSEGALWKSLLSGAMAGAVSRTGTAPLDRAKVYMQVYASKTNVMNLLGGLRSMVQEGGFRSLWRGNGINVLKIAPEYAIKFSVFEQCKNYFCGVHGSPPIQERLLAGSLAVATSQTLINPMEVLKTRLTLRRTGQYKGLLDCAWQILEREGTRALYRGYLPNMLGIIPYACTDLAVYEMLRCFWLKSGRDMEDPSGLVSLSSVTLSTTCGQMASYPLTLVRTRMQAQDTVEGSNPTMCGIFQRILAQQGWPGLYRGMTPTLLKVLPAGGISYVVYEAMKKALGV; encoded by the exons ATGGGAGCCCAACCTGAGGGGGGTCAGAAGCCTTGCTCGAAGATCCAGCCCCTGCTTAAGAGGCACAAGGCCTTACTCACCAAAGCTCCGCCTctgaccccaccccagcccccctcccggAACCCAGGCTGTTCGCACGTGTACGGGTATGTGTTTGGTCACATCCATGAACATGACCGGGAGCATCTCCCATCGCAGCAG GTGCTGGACACAGGAGAGCAGCTGATGGTCCCCGTGGATGTCCTAGAAGTGGATAGCGAGGGGGCCCTGTGGAAGTCCCTGCTCTCGGGAGCCATGGCTGGGGCAGTGTCCCGCACCGGCACGGCCCCTCTGGACCGAGCCAAGGTGTACATGCAG GTCTACGCCTCCAAGACTAACGTCATGAACCTGCTGGGGGGGCTCCGGAGCATGGTCCAGGAGGGGGGGTTCCGCTCCCTGTGGCGGGGCAATGGCATCAACGTCCTCAAGATTGCCCCTGAGTATGCCATCAAGTTCTCCGTCTTTGagcag tgtAAGAATTACTTCTGCGGAGTGCACGGGTCCCCACCCATTCAGGAACGTCTCCTCGCGGGCTCCCTGGCTGTGGCCACCTCCCAGACGCTCATCAACCCCATGGAG gtgctgAAGACACGGCTGACCCTGCGCCGGACCGGACAGTACAAGGGGCTGCTGGACTGTGCGTGGCAGATCCTGGAGCGGGAGGGCACCCGTGCCCTATACCGCGGCTACCTGCCCAACATGCTTGGGATCATCCCCTACGCCTGCACTGACCTAGCCGTCTATGAG ATGCTCAGGTGTTTCTGGCTGAAGTCAGGCAGGGACATGGAGGATCCCAGTGGTCTGGTCAGTTTGTCATCTGTGACGCTATCCACGACCTGTGGCCAGATGGCCAGTTACCCGCTGACTTTGGTGCGCACCAGGATGCAGGCCCAAG ACACCGtggagggctcaaaccccacCATGTGCGGAATCTTCCAGCGGATCCTGGCCCAGCAGGGTTGGCCGGGGCTGTACCGAGGCATGACTCCCACCTTACTGAAGGTGTTGCCAGCAGGTGGCATCAGCTATGTGGTGTATGAGGCCATGAAGAAAGCCCTGGGCGTATAG